The following are encoded together in the Geobacter sulfurreducens PCA genome:
- the extKL gene encoding multiheme c-type cytochrome (seleno)protein ExtKL — MKHKTAWLTLAAAALALCAAAPVFAEKAGIGWQETIVAKSGKAKTMAELAKMYDSSSCIECHQEVHDEWEQSIHARSIFGTGRTAATFMTAVVNGLMEWEYSGVKSPSDVKVEHLMGCAKCHLPQLADAEDSVAKEIISTIGSWQDALRKKDSAKAVEEADKLKSLNINCLVCHNRNAITHKWTDGYPQAGVVYGSKEGEHPSAAFPTMKVSPIMSESIQCGQCHGLGPNLELDNPTQCCTSYASYLWAYKAEGGRENCQECHMKKSKLGHNMQSYRDPGMAKAAVEFKAEAYGYHWRDGALVTPKAVVKVEMTNHAGHSIPDGUPTPNRLVLSVIAKTKDGEEVFNQEKIYMPVPQQLARGDRMGRGPYEKSGMIEDTGLPPGKKIHERFDILFPTEDVVEDGKKVRKTLAHDLEVEVKLWYLPFGSMNSDPFLWHEFTQKVSISAKGK; from the coding sequence ATGAAGCACAAAACCGCATGGCTGACCCTTGCTGCCGCAGCGCTTGCGCTCTGTGCCGCCGCACCGGTTTTTGCCGAAAAGGCGGGCATCGGCTGGCAGGAGACGATCGTTGCCAAGAGCGGCAAGGCAAAGACCATGGCCGAGTTGGCAAAGATGTATGATTCCAGCTCCTGCATCGAGTGTCACCAGGAAGTCCACGATGAATGGGAGCAGTCGATCCATGCCCGCTCAATCTTCGGTACCGGCCGGACTGCCGCCACCTTCATGACTGCTGTGGTCAACGGCCTCATGGAATGGGAATATTCGGGGGTGAAAAGCCCGTCGGACGTGAAAGTTGAGCACCTGATGGGATGCGCCAAGTGCCATCTCCCCCAACTGGCCGACGCCGAGGACTCGGTGGCCAAGGAGATCATCTCCACCATCGGCAGCTGGCAGGATGCACTGAGGAAAAAGGATTCGGCAAAGGCGGTTGAAGAGGCCGACAAGCTCAAGAGCCTCAACATCAATTGCCTCGTTTGCCATAACCGTAACGCCATCACCCACAAGTGGACCGACGGCTATCCCCAGGCCGGGGTAGTCTACGGCTCCAAGGAAGGGGAACACCCCTCTGCGGCATTCCCCACGATGAAGGTCAGTCCGATCATGTCAGAGTCCATCCAGTGCGGCCAATGCCACGGCTTGGGGCCGAACCTGGAATTGGATAACCCGACCCAGTGCTGCACCAGCTATGCGAGCTACCTCTGGGCCTACAAGGCCGAGGGCGGGCGGGAAAACTGCCAGGAATGCCACATGAAGAAGAGCAAGCTCGGGCACAACATGCAGAGCTACCGTGACCCGGGCATGGCCAAGGCCGCCGTTGAGTTCAAGGCCGAGGCCTATGGCTATCACTGGCGGGACGGGGCGCTGGTGACGCCCAAGGCAGTGGTGAAGGTCGAGATGACCAATCACGCGGGCCACTCGATCCCCGATGGCTGACCGACCCCCAACCGACTGGTTCTGTCGGTCATTGCAAAGACAAAAGACGGCGAAGAAGTGTTCAATCAGGAAAAGATCTACATGCCGGTGCCCCAGCAGCTGGCCCGGGGTGACCGGATGGGGCGCGGCCCCTATGAGAAAAGCGGTATGATCGAGGATACGGGTCTGCCGCCGGGCAAGAAGATCCACGAGCGCTTCGATATCCTCTTCCCCACCGAGGATGTGGTGGAGGACGGGAAGAAGGTTCGCAAGACCCTGGCCCACGATCTGGAAGTGGAGGTGAAACTCTGGTATCTCCCCTTCGGTTCAATGAATTCCGATCCGTTCCTCTGGCATGAGTTCACCCAGAAGGTGAGCATCAGCGCCAAGGGCAAGTAG
- the extJ gene encoding selenite/tellurite reduction operon protein ExtJ: protein MKKIMMSIAAALVALSMAAFAFAAGSFSGKVVKVDGEKVTVKAEKVPAWAKKGAHVQASGGMPTIVEVKGDEVVLKFGKAKAAKIKTDSSMTISESAGDALQGC from the coding sequence ATGAAGAAGATCATGATGTCGATCGCGGCGGCTCTCGTGGCCCTTTCCATGGCGGCATTCGCCTTTGCCGCCGGCTCCTTCTCGGGGAAGGTCGTCAAGGTTGATGGCGAGAAGGTTACCGTCAAGGCCGAGAAAGTACCCGCCTGGGCCAAGAAGGGCGCCCATGTTCAGGCCAGCGGCGGTATGCCGACCATTGTCGAGGTGAAAGGCGACGAAGTCGTCCTCAAGTTCGGCAAGGCCAAGGCTGCCAAGATCAAGACGGACTCTTCCATGACCATCTCCGAATCCGCCGGCGACGCTCTCCAGGGCTGCTAG
- the extI gene encoding selenite/tellurite reduction operon porin ExtI — MMNMRKISTISGVALGTALLAGTAFAGPRITFGPEDQGALQIDYKGQFQMSIRDNGSGANGDDTTTNFNFRRNRLAFMGKYGDMLSLYVQTEFTEDPNVGTLGVGDNSADTEFQLLDAVMRFKFHDGFRVNVGKFKHNLTRENLEACEMPLTLDRSLFIRAPYVSTRDVGVAVWGNLFNDVFQYRLDAMEGRKAGDRDANGYSSPDSNFRYTARAHVTLLDPEKDYGYKGTYMGEKQVLTVGAGVQYEPNVAYGNAATQSDSKDYTAWTVDGYFEYPVEGFGTITASAAYADFSMDDAYTVSTNVDSGAIGLNGEKNGWYAKAGYMLPNFPLQIFGRYERWSFASLNNVVDQDINWYGVGANYYIWGQNLKLTAEISKTDFDKEGTYNGVKSEDFTTFITQLQLLF; from the coding sequence ATGATGAATATGCGCAAGATATCGACCATCTCCGGCGTCGCCCTCGGTACGGCCCTCCTGGCCGGCACGGCGTTCGCCGGTCCCCGGATCACCTTTGGCCCCGAAGACCAGGGCGCCCTCCAGATCGACTACAAGGGCCAGTTCCAGATGTCGATCCGCGACAACGGCTCCGGCGCCAACGGTGACGATACCACCACCAACTTCAACTTCCGCCGCAACCGTCTCGCCTTTATGGGCAAGTACGGCGATATGCTGAGCCTTTATGTTCAGACCGAATTCACCGAAGATCCCAACGTGGGTACCCTCGGAGTCGGCGACAACAGCGCCGACACGGAGTTCCAGCTTCTCGACGCCGTTATGCGTTTCAAATTCCACGATGGGTTCCGGGTCAATGTGGGTAAATTCAAGCACAACCTGACCCGTGAGAATCTCGAAGCGTGCGAAATGCCTCTGACCCTGGACCGGTCCCTCTTTATCCGCGCCCCCTATGTTTCGACCCGCGACGTGGGTGTGGCGGTCTGGGGTAACCTGTTCAACGACGTCTTCCAGTATCGCCTCGACGCGATGGAAGGCCGCAAGGCCGGCGACCGGGATGCCAACGGCTATTCTTCGCCTGATTCGAACTTCCGCTATACGGCCCGCGCTCACGTGACACTGCTCGATCCCGAGAAGGATTACGGCTACAAGGGTACCTACATGGGCGAGAAGCAGGTCCTGACCGTGGGCGCCGGGGTTCAGTACGAGCCGAACGTCGCTTATGGCAATGCCGCCACTCAGTCCGACTCCAAGGATTACACCGCCTGGACTGTTGACGGTTATTTCGAGTATCCGGTCGAAGGCTTCGGCACCATCACCGCTTCTGCCGCCTACGCCGACTTCAGCATGGATGACGCATATACCGTATCCACCAATGTGGACAGCGGTGCCATTGGCCTCAACGGCGAGAAAAACGGCTGGTATGCCAAGGCCGGTTACATGCTCCCCAACTTCCCGCTCCAGATCTTCGGCCGCTACGAGCGGTGGAGCTTCGCCAGCCTCAACAATGTGGTGGACCAGGACATCAACTGGTACGGCGTCGGCGCCAACTACTACATCTGGGGCCAGAACCTGAAACTGACGGCCGAGATCAGCAAGACCGACTTCGACAAGGAAGGCACGTACAACGGAGTCAAGAGCGAGGACTTCACCACGTTCATCACCCAGCTCCAGCTCCTTTTCTAG
- the extH gene encoding selenite/tellurite reduction operon rhodanese-like protein ExtH, which yields MAKQAWRKGRVMLASMLGVVALTLLTLWGCGGGGYDQPATSAVTMQTANALVTAEQLKAWIDAGLVNKASGSYDRVVILDVSSNETDGSNKYNTVGHIPGAQLISAGANAFQDNTRAEGPLSVTGNMVCTGATMDALIQNAGIDGNTTIVLTNNANNTINVARAYTTFRYWGFPKARLKVLQGGNPAWVAAGYSLTTAVPTIQKSTYGVAQNGTSRVNTDMRVSLPEMIAYVQGVVAGNANKVFILDTIRPGTVSSTTDLLDGNFYTPFDGAIKGSYRFPYANVVSPASTLYFKDAATLQTDISAAVAGDGVTTLGDANRDSAKTFIVFCRAGNAASVAYFALDGIAYYNSNVDVKWYDGSLGQWNLMASSSHTATDTTGATVNAGGKLAVGSIWDTTLLTDNLTWNVGRTISTTNLAQRPIINYTSRVFGVEPSFAQGNQIEDADRAYRSTVTGTTGGGGSTGGGGC from the coding sequence ATGGCGAAACAGGCATGGAGAAAGGGACGTGTCATGCTGGCGAGCATGCTCGGCGTTGTTGCGCTGACGCTGCTCACTCTGTGGGGCTGCGGTGGCGGGGGCTATGATCAGCCGGCCACATCTGCCGTCACGATGCAGACGGCCAATGCCCTGGTAACAGCAGAGCAACTCAAGGCATGGATTGACGCAGGACTGGTGAACAAGGCGAGCGGAAGCTACGACCGCGTTGTGATTCTCGACGTCTCCAGCAATGAAACCGATGGTTCCAACAAATACAACACCGTCGGACACATCCCCGGGGCACAATTGATTTCTGCCGGAGCGAATGCTTTCCAGGACAATACCCGTGCTGAAGGGCCCCTGAGTGTCACGGGCAACATGGTCTGCACCGGCGCAACCATGGACGCTCTGATTCAAAACGCGGGCATCGACGGAAATACGACCATCGTGCTCACCAATAACGCCAACAACACCATCAACGTGGCGCGGGCGTACACGACGTTCCGTTACTGGGGCTTCCCCAAAGCCCGTCTTAAGGTTCTGCAAGGCGGAAACCCCGCCTGGGTTGCCGCGGGTTATTCGCTGACCACGGCCGTGCCGACGATCCAGAAGTCAACTTACGGTGTGGCCCAGAACGGCACGAGCCGGGTAAACACCGACATGCGCGTCTCCCTGCCCGAGATGATCGCCTATGTTCAGGGAGTCGTTGCCGGTAACGCAAACAAAGTCTTTATTCTTGACACGATTCGTCCCGGCACGGTGTCCTCGACAACGGACCTCCTCGACGGCAACTTCTATACTCCGTTCGACGGCGCCATCAAGGGCTCGTACCGCTTCCCGTACGCCAACGTGGTTTCGCCTGCAAGCACTCTCTATTTCAAAGACGCGGCAACCCTGCAAACCGACATCAGTGCCGCAGTGGCCGGAGACGGTGTTACCACCCTGGGGGATGCGAACCGCGATTCTGCAAAGACCTTCATCGTCTTCTGTCGGGCCGGCAACGCTGCATCCGTGGCCTATTTCGCACTTGACGGCATCGCCTACTACAACTCCAACGTTGACGTCAAATGGTATGACGGCTCGCTGGGTCAATGGAACCTGATGGCCTCGTCGAGCCATACCGCCACCGATACGACCGGCGCTACGGTCAATGCCGGCGGCAAGCTGGCCGTCGGGTCTATCTGGGACACCACCCTCCTGACCGACAACCTGACCTGGAACGTTGGGCGGACCATCAGCACCACGAATCTTGCCCAGCGGCCTATTATCAACTACACGTCCCGGGTCTTCGGGGTTGAGCCGAGCTTCGCGCAAGGCAACCAGATTGAAGATGCCGACAGGGCCTACCGCAGCACCGTTACCGGTACGACCGGTGGTGGCGGCTCGACCGGTGGCGGTGGCTGCTAG
- a CDS encoding LysR family transcriptional regulator has translation MDLILLNTFIKVATIGSISKAAGLLCVTQSAVSRRIKLLEEHYGRPLLERTGTTLRPTPAGKMLIEKAKSILDIERQILDSLGVKETRQKISFCCTPSFGIGSLPAILDSFLADKGEKTDLKFVFAMPEEALDGIRSGRFDLALIEHCDDLDLNGYRTYPLPPDEMIFISAPARGIDMPAPDIDRLLGERLYLKNETGCAKRFLDRNMRSIGRDGNEFVNTVYFDDCPFILSQVRAGNGIAFVSATIVQAELRAGTLRAHRIAGFDPFRPRTIVFSPHMECSPAIHAFTETLFAAHDIPSSAALFSSRRTR, from the coding sequence ATGGATTTGATCCTTCTTAATACTTTTATAAAGGTCGCGACCATCGGCAGCATCTCAAAGGCTGCAGGGCTGCTTTGCGTCACCCAGTCCGCGGTTTCGCGACGCATCAAGTTGCTGGAAGAACACTACGGCCGCCCCCTCCTGGAGCGTACCGGAACCACGCTGAGACCCACCCCTGCCGGAAAAATGCTGATCGAAAAGGCCAAGTCGATCCTTGACATCGAGCGCCAAATTCTCGACAGCCTTGGTGTCAAGGAAACGAGGCAGAAGATATCCTTCTGCTGCACCCCGTCCTTCGGCATCGGCAGCCTTCCGGCAATCCTCGACTCCTTTCTGGCCGACAAAGGGGAGAAAACAGATCTCAAGTTCGTTTTCGCCATGCCCGAGGAGGCTCTTGACGGGATCAGAAGCGGCAGGTTCGATCTCGCCCTCATCGAGCACTGCGACGATCTTGACCTGAACGGCTACCGGACGTATCCGCTCCCCCCCGACGAGATGATCTTCATCAGCGCCCCCGCGCGCGGCATCGACATGCCTGCACCGGACATCGACCGGTTGCTGGGGGAGCGGCTCTACCTCAAGAACGAAACCGGTTGCGCCAAACGTTTTCTCGACCGGAACATGCGCTCCATCGGGCGCGACGGCAACGAGTTCGTCAACACCGTATACTTTGACGACTGCCCGTTCATCCTCAGCCAGGTACGCGCCGGCAACGGCATCGCCTTTGTCTCGGCAACGATCGTTCAGGCCGAGCTTCGCGCCGGCACACTGCGCGCACACCGGATCGCCGGATTCGACCCGTTCCGTCCCCGCACCATTGTATTCAGCCCGCACATGGAGTGTTCTCCCGCTATTCACGCCTTCACTGAAACGCTCTTTGCAGCCCACGACATCCCCTCCTCCGCTGCCCTGTTCTCCTCCCGGCGCACCCGGTAA
- a CDS encoding methyl-accepting chemotaxis protein, with amino-acid sequence MRVIRNLHLSTKLVAGFVLVAVIAGLVGLIGTLKIRVMETAGTEMYDLVTEPLGTMGGVAIAFQKARVNIRGMILDDNPARAQANANSIAKFYKEIDEGLADFGKSILSKDIRQEFDALRNTIAEYAPVREEIVTATLDGDRETALALMRSQGLAFEKKIDESIKKLFDMKIAGAKKRKDMNAAAAQSALTQMMLLALIGMVVAVVLGLFVSRQITVPLRKVVDFAQAIAQGDLAHRLDMEQNDETGQLAEAVNTMADRLNRLIAGVAENASQVAAAASQLTSNAEQMATGAEEVAAQTGTVATASEEMASTSAEIAQNCTAAAEESRRASDTAVQGSEVIRHTVGEMERIAERVRETARTVESLGARSDQIGEIIGTIEDIADQTNLLALNAAIEAARAGEQGRGFAVVADEVRALAERTSRATREISTMIKAIQQETKGAVASMEQGVREVERGTAEASQSGKALEEILEQVGCVTMQINQIATAAEQQTSTTSEISGNIQQITDVVQQTARGAQETAAAARQLSQLSAELQHLIGQFHLAA; translated from the coding sequence ATGCGCGTTATCAGGAACTTGCATCTGAGCACAAAACTGGTGGCGGGTTTCGTACTCGTGGCCGTTATAGCAGGATTGGTCGGCCTCATCGGCACCCTGAAGATCCGCGTCATGGAAACGGCCGGCACTGAAATGTACGATCTGGTTACCGAACCCCTCGGCACCATGGGCGGAGTGGCCATCGCCTTCCAGAAGGCACGGGTCAACATTCGCGGCATGATCCTTGACGACAATCCCGCCCGAGCCCAGGCCAACGCAAACTCCATCGCCAAGTTCTACAAGGAGATCGACGAAGGGCTGGCGGATTTCGGCAAGAGCATCCTCAGCAAAGATATCCGGCAGGAATTCGACGCCCTCAGAAACACCATCGCTGAGTATGCACCGGTGCGGGAAGAAATCGTCACCGCGACCCTTGACGGAGACCGGGAAACAGCGCTGGCTCTCATGCGGAGCCAGGGGCTGGCCTTCGAAAAGAAGATCGATGAATCGATCAAGAAGCTCTTCGACATGAAGATCGCCGGGGCGAAAAAGCGAAAAGACATGAATGCGGCAGCGGCACAAAGCGCACTGACCCAGATGATGCTTCTTGCCCTCATCGGCATGGTTGTCGCCGTGGTCCTCGGCCTCTTTGTCTCTCGCCAGATCACGGTACCGCTCAGGAAGGTCGTAGACTTTGCCCAGGCCATCGCCCAGGGCGACCTGGCTCACCGCCTGGATATGGAACAGAATGACGAGACCGGGCAACTGGCCGAGGCCGTCAACACCATGGCGGATCGGCTCAACCGGCTCATTGCCGGCGTGGCCGAAAATGCATCCCAGGTGGCGGCGGCGGCGAGCCAGCTCACCTCCAATGCAGAGCAAATGGCGACCGGCGCGGAGGAGGTGGCGGCACAAACCGGTACCGTGGCCACGGCCAGCGAGGAAATGGCGTCCACCTCGGCGGAGATCGCCCAGAACTGCACCGCCGCTGCTGAAGAGTCCCGACGGGCAAGCGATACGGCGGTCCAGGGTTCGGAGGTCATTCGCCATACGGTCGGCGAGATGGAGCGAATCGCCGAGCGGGTCCGCGAGACGGCCAGAACCGTGGAAAGTCTCGGGGCCCGGAGTGATCAGATCGGTGAAATCATCGGCACCATTGAGGATATCGCCGACCAGACGAACCTTCTGGCCCTGAACGCGGCCATCGAGGCGGCCCGGGCCGGTGAACAGGGGCGCGGCTTCGCCGTGGTCGCCGACGAGGTCCGGGCACTGGCGGAGCGGACATCCCGCGCTACCAGGGAAATCAGTACCATGATCAAGGCGATCCAGCAGGAGACCAAGGGGGCCGTCGCCTCCATGGAGCAGGGGGTGCGGGAAGTGGAACGCGGCACGGCCGAGGCATCCCAGTCGGGCAAGGCCTTGGAAGAGATCCTGGAGCAGGTGGGCTGTGTGACCATGCAGATCAACCAGATAGCAACGGCAGCCGAGCAGCAGACCTCGACCACGTCGGAGATCAGCGGCAACATCCAGCAGATTACCGATGTGGTTCAGCAGACGGCCCGGGGTGCCCAGGAAACCGCGGCGGCCGCGCGGCAACTCTCGCAGCTGTCGGCAGAGCTGCAGCACCTGATCGGCCAGTTCCATCTCGCAGCCTGA
- a CDS encoding DUF4418 family protein: MKQLSAAALFISGALLLLLPRILAPVCIHASNIDPKLGAFMPCSDAAAMTYVIGAITMACSCAVMFAPDTATAKGALWLCLTLAGLLFYGYLLTPGVCHAEGMPCRASTLPAALALGAFQVFFSLLGLFSIGSLDRFRASLRRRT, from the coding sequence ATGAAGCAACTCAGTGCGGCCGCACTTTTCATATCCGGAGCCCTGCTGCTCCTTTTGCCCCGGATTCTTGCCCCCGTCTGCATCCACGCTTCGAACATCGACCCTAAGCTCGGCGCATTCATGCCGTGCAGCGATGCGGCTGCCATGACCTACGTAATCGGGGCCATCACCATGGCATGCAGTTGCGCTGTCATGTTCGCCCCCGACACTGCGACTGCGAAAGGGGCTCTCTGGTTGTGCCTGACGCTGGCGGGGCTCCTCTTCTACGGCTACCTGCTGACTCCCGGCGTCTGCCACGCGGAGGGAATGCCGTGCCGGGCAAGCACCCTGCCAGCGGCCCTCGCCCTGGGAGCCTTTCAGGTGTTCTTCAGCCTGCTGGGCCTTTTCTCGATCGGATCACTCGACCGGTTCCGCGCCTCGCTTCGCCGCCGCACCTGA
- a CDS encoding double-cubane-cluster-containing anaerobic reductase, whose protein sequence is MTPEQFEVKANPALWERLGMNVERFSGMPKMLTEAFRGIYLSQKNRPARMEYFDGMIAELHSGRVEELVTAKDAGRPVVGTFCVYVPEEVIMAVGGICVGLCGGSQGSIPDAEKVLPRNICPMVKSAFGFKLGKICPYFQAVDLVYGETTCDAKKKTWELLDREVPTHVMEIPQMKRARDKALWLEEVKDFTSKMEEVSGRKATAEGIGAAIRVMNAKRLALQRLNDLRHHTPSPISGKDMLLIQQIAFYDDPARFTANVNELCDELDERIAAGVAVAPAATPRVMVSGTPMALPNWKLHHLIESAGAVVVNEESCIGTRYYKDLTDESTATVDEQLSLLTDRYMKIDCSCFTPNDDRIEQVLVEYRASGAQGLIDYCLQFCHTYNIEAVKLREMCEREGIPFLAIETDYSPEDVGQLQTRIEAFIEQIRG, encoded by the coding sequence ATGACACCGGAACAGTTTGAAGTGAAGGCCAACCCGGCACTGTGGGAACGCCTGGGGATGAACGTTGAACGGTTTAGCGGCATGCCGAAAATGCTGACCGAGGCATTCCGAGGCATCTATCTGAGCCAGAAGAACAGGCCGGCGCGGATGGAGTACTTCGACGGCATGATTGCCGAGCTCCACAGCGGCCGGGTCGAGGAGCTCGTGACGGCCAAGGACGCCGGCCGCCCCGTAGTGGGAACGTTCTGCGTATATGTGCCCGAAGAGGTCATCATGGCAGTGGGCGGCATCTGCGTGGGGCTGTGCGGCGGCTCCCAGGGATCCATTCCCGATGCGGAGAAAGTCCTGCCCCGTAACATCTGCCCCATGGTGAAGTCGGCCTTCGGATTCAAGCTCGGCAAGATTTGCCCCTACTTCCAGGCCGTCGACCTGGTCTACGGCGAAACTACCTGCGATGCCAAGAAAAAGACCTGGGAGCTCCTGGACCGCGAAGTGCCGACTCACGTAATGGAGATTCCCCAGATGAAGCGGGCGCGGGACAAAGCCCTCTGGCTGGAGGAGGTAAAGGATTTTACCTCAAAGATGGAGGAGGTATCCGGCAGGAAGGCAACGGCCGAAGGGATCGGCGCCGCCATCCGGGTCATGAACGCCAAGCGCCTCGCCCTCCAGCGCCTCAACGACCTGCGCCACCACACCCCCTCGCCCATCAGCGGCAAGGATATGCTCCTCATCCAGCAGATCGCGTTCTATGATGATCCGGCCCGCTTCACCGCCAACGTGAACGAGCTCTGCGATGAACTGGATGAGCGGATCGCCGCCGGCGTGGCCGTTGCCCCCGCTGCCACCCCACGGGTTATGGTATCGGGCACTCCGATGGCCCTCCCCAACTGGAAGCTCCATCACCTGATCGAATCCGCCGGCGCCGTGGTAGTTAATGAGGAAAGCTGTATCGGTACCCGGTACTACAAGGACCTGACCGACGAGAGCACCGCCACCGTCGACGAGCAACTGAGCCTGCTGACCGACCGGTACATGAAGATCGACTGCTCCTGCTTCACCCCCAACGACGACCGGATCGAGCAGGTGCTGGTCGAATACCGGGCGTCCGGCGCCCAGGGACTCATCGACTACTGCCTCCAGTTCTGCCACACCTACAACATCGAAGCGGTCAAGCTGCGGGAGATGTGTGAGCGGGAGGGGATACCGTTCCTGGCCATCGAGACCGACTACTCCCCCGAAGATGTGGGGCAGCTCCAGACGCGGATCGAAGCGTTCATAGAGCAGATCCGGGGCTGA
- a CDS encoding acyl-CoA dehydratase activase encodes MLIGIDLGSRSIKLAAVKDGILAESLVVESGFAPHDQAALLLARFNARRVVSTGYGRHLAQRHFAGEIITEIKAHALGARHADPSCETVLDVGGQDSKVINLDGAGRVKNFQMNDKCAAGTGRFLEIMAATLGYTLAEFGEAALAAREGNAIGSMCAVFAESEVISLKNRGTPPEAIARSVHLAIVDRLAAMLNKAGHGRRLVFSGGAARNRALVGLLEERLGVRFTVPERPEIMGALGAALHAGTLD; translated from the coding sequence ATGCTGATCGGGATCGACCTGGGCTCGCGTTCCATCAAGCTGGCCGCGGTTAAGGATGGAATCCTGGCGGAAAGCCTGGTCGTGGAGAGCGGGTTCGCCCCCCACGACCAGGCAGCACTGCTCCTGGCCCGCTTCAACGCCCGGCGGGTGGTGTCCACCGGTTACGGCCGCCACTTGGCCCAGCGGCACTTCGCCGGGGAGATCATCACCGAGATCAAGGCCCATGCCCTGGGGGCGCGACACGCGGACCCCTCATGCGAGACGGTACTGGACGTGGGGGGACAGGATTCCAAGGTGATCAACCTGGACGGCGCGGGGCGGGTGAAAAACTTCCAGATGAACGACAAGTGCGCGGCCGGCACGGGTCGGTTTCTGGAGATCATGGCCGCCACCCTCGGCTACACCCTTGCCGAGTTCGGCGAGGCGGCCCTGGCCGCCCGGGAAGGGAACGCCATCGGAAGCATGTGCGCCGTGTTCGCCGAATCGGAAGTCATCTCCCTCAAGAACCGGGGGACACCTCCGGAGGCGATTGCGCGGTCCGTTCACCTTGCCATCGTCGACCGCCTGGCCGCCATGCTGAACAAAGCCGGCCACGGTCGCCGGCTCGTCTTCTCCGGCGGTGCCGCCCGCAATCGTGCACTGGTCGGGCTGCTGGAGGAACGGCTGGGGGTTCGGTTCACGGTGCCGGAGCGCCCGGAAATAATGGGGGCACTGGGTGCAGCCCTTCACGCCGGCACCCTTGACTGA
- a CDS encoding heavy metal response regulator transcription factor codes for MRVLIIEDEKKAAAYLQKGFAENGFTADTAASGDDGLHLARTENYDLIILDIMLPGRDGWEVLEELRKEGSEVPVIYLSARDAVHDRVRGLELGADDYLVKPFAFSELLARARTILRRGPSRQPERLRADDLEMDLVGHKARREGRPIDLTAKEFILLSLLLRRKGEVLSRTLIAEQVWGINFDSDTNIVDVAIRRLRRKVDDPFERKLIHTVRGAGYVLEAK; via the coding sequence ATGCGCGTCCTGATCATCGAAGACGAAAAGAAGGCCGCCGCCTACCTCCAAAAGGGGTTCGCGGAGAACGGCTTCACGGCCGACACCGCCGCATCCGGCGACGACGGCCTCCACTTGGCGCGTACCGAGAACTATGACCTGATCATCCTCGACATCATGCTGCCCGGCCGGGACGGATGGGAAGTACTGGAAGAGCTGCGGAAAGAAGGGAGCGAGGTGCCGGTCATCTACCTGTCGGCCCGGGATGCGGTGCACGACCGGGTGCGAGGGCTTGAACTGGGGGCCGACGACTACCTGGTGAAGCCCTTCGCCTTCTCGGAACTCCTGGCGCGGGCACGGACCATTCTCCGGCGAGGGCCGTCCCGCCAGCCGGAACGTCTGCGGGCTGACGACCTGGAGATGGATCTCGTGGGGCACAAGGCCCGGCGGGAGGGAAGGCCCATCGACCTCACCGCCAAGGAATTCATCCTGTTATCGCTGCTTTTGCGCCGTAAAGGCGAGGTACTTTCCCGCACCCTCATCGCCGAACAGGTGTGGGGAATCAATTTCGACAGCGACACTAACATCGTCGACGTAGCGATCCGTCGGCTACGGCGCAAGGTCGACGACCCCTTCGAGAGGAAGCTCATCCACACCGTCCGCGGAGCAGGCTATGTACTTGAAGCGAAGTGA